A genomic stretch from Colwellia sp. Arc7-635 includes:
- a CDS encoding UvrD-helicase domain-containing protein: MNCISASIFGRFIGKNRQINLNETGLSFEIENSLIEIKWQALVAPPIFHISFFGQIITLKTAQQSYVLNMHAYSSKLMKKPECEQLWVAANRQRLETLLASIEKITVNQYIRQSSIKRFQLLIKQEFQRWFPWIKKSKALPAVTEKLQWLSHYAYWQTQDIEDCRERYITRQLQIHQDFFDGVESNPLTLSQRRACIIDNDNNLLLAGAGTGKTSVMVGRTGYLLNSQQAKHSDILLLAYGRKAADEMDGRIKEKLLLDKYSNDKIGATTFHSLGLHIIAQVEGKKPSLSRFSEDEKAKTQWLESCFEKLINEHAQYRRLIIEYFNQYYYVERNDFDFKSLGDYYQYLNDNNIRSFKGDKVKSFAELYIANWLFSHGIEYQYEANYAHDVKTLQRRQYRPDFFLPELNVYIEYYGLDENGDTAPFVDNNAYHETIKWQRNTHQMYQTCCLELSYAQHKKGTLINALDAFIKNQPIEFELLPDEAVLDSLKESGGITQLANLFSQLVGLYKAACLDVSLEKSVIANAADPKQTVKALVLFKPILSHYDAYLKKHAEIDFEDMINKALSYVQTGQFQSPWRYIMVDEFQDISEPRARLVKALRDNNKACSVFAVGDDWQAIYRFSGADVTLTTGFADYFGVIGATTQSTLDTTFRFNNQIGKVATDFISKNPAQIHKTIHSLQQVAAPAISLLQRDSATLSKAAYNATTSANNHIIDEIKNGAIDDVLAAISAKTNKPVRVYFLARFWFQLPSKVELERLSIQYPLLTLESQSFHASKGKEADYVIIVGLKKGALGFPSEKATPALLEALLAKKEVFEYAEERRLFYVALTRAKNRVYIIADMAETSCFVKELIAEHEHDIEFDEFGRAASQKLIDEMNCLACETGILKKRTGQYGDFYSCSNFPRCQHKENPCSNCESPMTRKRFTGVKLCLNPACNTMIPICKKCDAEMVLRSSKNGQFWGCKNFKGNEPMSCKNGIDAAKISWPELI; encoded by the coding sequence ATGAATTGTATATCTGCAAGTATTTTTGGTCGTTTTATTGGGAAAAATAGACAAATTAACCTTAATGAAACGGGATTGTCGTTTGAGATTGAGAACAGCTTAATTGAGATTAAATGGCAAGCCCTTGTTGCTCCTCCCATATTTCATATCAGTTTTTTTGGTCAAATAATTACCCTGAAAACGGCTCAGCAAAGCTATGTGCTGAATATGCATGCTTATAGTTCAAAGCTTATGAAAAAACCTGAGTGCGAGCAGCTGTGGGTTGCGGCTAATCGTCAACGTCTTGAGACCTTGTTAGCTTCGATAGAAAAAATAACGGTTAATCAATATATTCGTCAATCGAGTATTAAACGCTTTCAATTGCTTATTAAACAAGAGTTTCAACGTTGGTTTCCTTGGATTAAAAAAAGTAAAGCTTTGCCAGCGGTGACTGAAAAATTGCAGTGGCTTTCGCATTACGCCTATTGGCAGACACAAGACATAGAAGATTGTCGCGAGCGCTATATCACCCGACAATTGCAAATTCATCAAGACTTTTTTGATGGCGTTGAGTCTAACCCTTTAACTTTATCTCAGCGTCGAGCCTGTATTATCGATAATGATAATAATCTGTTATTAGCAGGGGCCGGAACCGGAAAAACCAGCGTTATGGTGGGGCGAACAGGGTATTTGCTTAATAGCCAGCAAGCTAAGCACAGCGATATTTTATTATTGGCTTATGGCCGAAAAGCCGCGGATGAAATGGACGGGCGAATAAAAGAAAAATTGTTATTAGACAAATATTCTAACGATAAAATAGGCGCGACTACTTTTCATAGTTTAGGTTTACATATTATTGCGCAAGTAGAAGGTAAAAAACCGAGTTTATCGCGATTTTCGGAGGATGAAAAAGCAAAAACTCAATGGCTTGAAAGTTGTTTTGAAAAACTGATCAATGAGCATGCACAATATCGTCGGCTTATTATCGAGTATTTCAATCAATATTATTACGTTGAGCGCAACGATTTTGACTTTAAAAGCCTAGGTGATTATTACCAATACTTGAACGACAATAATATTCGCAGCTTTAAAGGCGATAAAGTTAAAAGCTTTGCTGAGCTGTATATTGCTAATTGGTTGTTTAGTCATGGTATTGAATATCAGTACGAGGCTAATTATGCGCATGATGTTAAAACGCTGCAGCGCAGGCAATACCGACCTGATTTTTTTCTCCCTGAACTTAATGTTTATATTGAATATTATGGGCTAGACGAGAATGGTGATACCGCACCTTTTGTTGATAATAATGCTTATCATGAAACCATTAAATGGCAACGCAACACTCATCAAATGTACCAAACTTGCTGTCTTGAATTAAGTTACGCTCAGCATAAAAAAGGCACGTTAATTAATGCATTAGATGCTTTTATTAAGAATCAACCCATTGAATTTGAATTACTACCGGACGAAGCCGTACTCGACAGCTTAAAAGAAAGTGGCGGTATAACGCAGCTGGCCAATTTATTTTCTCAGCTAGTGGGTCTTTATAAAGCTGCTTGTTTAGATGTGTCTTTAGAGAAAAGTGTTATTGCTAACGCTGCGGATCCAAAGCAAACCGTCAAGGCCTTGGTGTTATTTAAACCTATTTTAAGCCACTATGACGCTTATTTAAAAAAACATGCTGAAATTGATTTTGAAGATATGATCAATAAGGCACTCAGCTATGTTCAAACAGGTCAATTTCAATCACCGTGGCGTTATATCATGGTGGATGAATTCCAAGATATTTCAGAGCCTAGGGCGCGATTAGTGAAAGCGTTACGTGATAACAATAAAGCGTGTTCTGTATTTGCGGTCGGAGACGATTGGCAGGCTATTTATCGCTTTAGTGGTGCAGACGTTACCTTAACCACTGGTTTTGCTGATTACTTCGGTGTGATTGGCGCAACCACGCAATCAACCTTAGATACTACTTTTCGGTTTAATAACCAAATTGGCAAAGTTGCCACTGACTTTATCAGCAAAAATCCGGCGCAAATTCATAAAACTATTCATTCTTTGCAACAAGTAGCAGCGCCTGCTATTTCATTACTTCAGCGTGATAGCGCGACTTTATCTAAAGCTGCCTATAACGCGACGACCTCTGCAAACAACCATATTATTGATGAAATTAAAAATGGTGCAATTGATGATGTATTAGCCGCCATTTCAGCTAAAACTAATAAGCCTGTTAGGGTCTATTTTTTAGCACGCTTTTGGTTTCAACTGCCGAGTAAAGTCGAGCTTGAACGCTTAAGTATTCAATACCCCTTATTAACGCTTGAATCGCAATCATTTCATGCCTCAAAAGGTAAAGAAGCTGATTACGTAATTATTGTGGGATTAAAAAAAGGGGCTCTAGGTTTTCCGTCTGAGAAGGCGACACCAGCACTGCTTGAAGCATTGCTTGCGAAAAAAGAAGTTTTTGAATATGCGGAAGAACGTCGTTTGTTTTATGTGGCACTTACTAGAGCGAAAAATCGCGTTTATATTATTGCCGATATGGCCGAAACTAGTTGTTTTGTTAAAGAGCTTATAGCGGAACATGAGCACGATATTGAATTTGATGAGTTTGGTCGTGCCGCTAGTCAAAAATTAATAGACGAGATGAACTGCTTAGCGTGTGAAACTGGCATATTAAAAAAACGCACAGGTCAGTATGGCGATTTTTATTCCTGTTCAAACTTTCCTCGTTGTCAGCACAAAGAAAACCCTTGTTCAAATTGTGAAAGCCCGATGACTCGAAAGCGTTTTACGGGGGTTAAGCTCTGCTTAAACCCCGCATGTAATACCATGATACCAATCTGTAAAAAGTGTGACGCAGAAATGGTGTTACGTTCCAGTAAAAATGGTCAGTTTTGGGGCTGTAAAAACTTTAAAGGTAATGAGCCCATGAGCTGTAAAAATGGTATCGATGCAGCAAAAATTAGTTGGCCAGAATTAATTTAA
- a CDS encoding PEP-CTERM sorting domain-containing protein — MSLSRSSNLLSALPTANIVPTSVPEPTTFALFALTLFGLAARKTQTKK, encoded by the coding sequence ATGAGCTTATCTCGCTCGAGTAACTTACTTTCAGCTTTGCCAACGGCCAATATTGTACCAACGAGCGTGCCAGAGCCAACAACATTTGCTTTGTTTGCATTAACGTTATTCGGCCTTGCGGCAAGAAAAACGCAAACAAAAAAATAA